In Abyssisolibacter fermentans, the genomic stretch AGAAAAAAAGATTGATGCCATTATATGTATAGTAGATATTGTAAAGAAAGATTCTGAAATTAAAATCTTATTTGGGTGCACTGAAAAGGAAAAAGAAATTGTTTATAAGACCCATAATGAAACTGAGTTTATGAAGGGTATAATGATTAGAAGGTAATTATCTAGGGGCAACGAAGTATGTTCCTATTACAGTCACCTTTCTTGTATCTATATAACTTAAAATTTCTTTATGATAAATAATCATTTTTATTTTTGAGACTATGATGTATTGGTGGAAGCTGTTAGGTAATTAATATAAGTAGTAGTATTTTTATGATTTAATAATAATGATACTCAGTTTGTATATTGTTGTGATTGGTATTAACATCAAAGAAATGTACTAAAATATTTATATATTCAATGTGAGGTTAATGTTTACTATAGATAACGGAGGAGAAAAATAGTGGTGAGAAGTAGAGATATAAGAAAAATAATAATACCATTGATAGCAGGAGCAGCCTTTGCTTTTTTATTTACATATTTAGATATTAAACTATTCGGTGTAATTATTGGTGGTATAGTACTATTTTGTATGACGCTGTACAATGTTAATATAGGGATAGGCGTTGCAATCTTTACATTTCCCTTTATATCAAATACTGAAGCATTAATATTATTGTTGTTTATAGTAGGGGTTTTTGTAATTAATAGAATATTTATAAGTAAGACTAGAATAACAAAAAGTCCTATTGATATTCCAGTCTTGGTGTTTATGGCGATAGCAATTATATCAACATTATTATCATCAAATACTATGGGTAGCATCAGAGATTTATCAATACATTTAGTAGCAATAAGCTTTATGTTTACAATGATTAATTCTATAAATAATAAACAAGAACTGAACATAATAGTAACAGTATTTGTATTTGCAGGTGTATTAGTTTCATTGTATGGATTGTATCAATTCCAAGCAGGTGTACAACTAGATAAAGCTTGGGTGGATACAGTGAATAATCCAGATGTGGTTATAAGGGTATATTCTGTATTTGGCAATCCAAATATCTTGGCAGAATATTTAATAATGATACTGCCTTTTTCTTTAGCGCTATTTTGGTCAAGTAAAAGATTGATAAAAAAGATTATTTTTTTATGCACAACTCTAATACTTATAGTGGCATTAGTATTGACATCTTCTAGAGGGGGTTGGGTAGGATTTGCTTTTGGATTAATAGTATTTATATTATTAGTAGATAAAAGATGGCTTTTAGGAGCTATTCCAATAGGGGTAGTTTCAATATTCATAATGCCTGCTTCAATAATAAATAGAATAATATCAATAGCAAACTTAAATGATTCATCTATCGTGACTAGGTTGAAGATTTATTCAATAACATTAGATATAATTAAAGACAATTGGTTATTAGGAGTAGGATTTGGGTATTTACCGTTTAAAAATACATTTACAATATATATAAGAACTATGAATGTGTTTCATGCACATAACATGTATCTAGAGACAGTTGCAGAAATGGGTATATTTGGGCTGATAGCATTGTTGTTATTAATATTTGTTGTATTCAAGTATGCAATAATATCAATAAGAAAAACAAAAGGGTATCTTTCGGTAATGAGTGCAGGAGCAATTGCAGCTTTTGCAAGCATAATATGTCATGGTTTATTTGATAGCATACTTTA encodes the following:
- a CDS encoding O-antigen ligase family protein, whose protein sequence is MVRSRDIRKIIIPLIAGAAFAFLFTYLDIKLFGVIIGGIVLFCMTLYNVNIGIGVAIFTFPFISNTEALILLLFIVGVFVINRIFISKTRITKSPIDIPVLVFMAIAIISTLLSSNTMGSIRDLSIHLVAISFMFTMINSINNKQELNIIVTVFVFAGVLVSLYGLYQFQAGVQLDKAWVDTVNNPDVVIRVYSVFGNPNILAEYLIMILPFSLALFWSSKRLIKKIIFLCTTLILIVALVLTSSRGGWVGFAFGLIVFILLVDKRWLLGAIPIGVVSIFIMPASIINRIISIANLNDSSIVTRLKIYSITLDIIKDNWLLGVGFGYLPFKNTFTIYIRTMNVFHAHNMYLETVAEMGIFGLIALLLLIFVVFKYAIISIRKTKGYLSVMSAGAIAAFASIICHGLFDSILYIPKIIITFWILISFIISMNRLSKSEQSNTNKNI